The following proteins come from a genomic window of Methanocella conradii HZ254:
- a CDS encoding CooT family nickel-binding protein, with the protein MCEFTVFLENDGSREKIAKNVVKAKLKEGVVTLMDVGGNLTKVEKASILTVDTLMQELILKKET; encoded by the coding sequence ATGTGCGAGTTTACGGTTTTTCTTGAAAATGATGGAAGCAGGGAGAAGATAGCTAAGAACGTTGTGAAGGCAAAGCTTAAAGAAGGTGTCGTAACACTCATGGATGTGGGCGGAAATCTGACAAAAGTCGAGAAGGCCAGCATATTGACGGTCGATACGCTCATGCAGGAACTGATCCTAAAAAAGGAGACATGA